AGTTAAATATTTTTTGAATATGAAAATTCTTGTAATGGGCGGCACTAGATTTGTTGGCAAGTCTTTGGTTGGAAAGTTATTAAGTAAAAATTATGATATTGATATTTTCACGAGAGGTAATAAAAGTAATCCTGAAAAAACAAATTTAATTAAGGGTGATAGAAATAATTCAGAAGATATCGTCAAGCTAAGAAATGAAAAGTATGATGTTGTTTTTGATATTTCTGGACGAGAGTTAGAACAAACCAAACTTCTTTTAGAAAATTTAGATAACTCTTTCGAGAGATACATATATGTAAGCTCTGCAGGTGTTTATAAAGATAATTGTGAACTACCCTTATCCGAAGTTGATCCAATTGATCCAGAAAGTAGGCACAAAGGAAAGTTTGAGACAGAAAATTGGTTAAAAAACCAAAAAATTCCTTTTACAAGTTTTAGACCTACTTATATTTATGGACCAGGAAATTATAATAAAATTGAAAATTGGTTTTTTGAAAGGTTATTTACTAAAAAATCAATTCCAATTCCTGGTGACGGTTCTTTAATTACTCAGCTAGGCCATGTTTCGGATCTAACTGATGTAATGATTAGGTGCATAAATTTTGAAAATTCCAAAAATAATATTTACAATTGTTCAGGTGAAAAAGGAGTAACAATCAAGGGTTTAATTTATTTCTGTGCAAATGTTCTTGGATTAAACCAAAATGAAATTTCTTTAAGAACAT
This is a stretch of genomic DNA from Prochlorococcus marinus XMU1412. It encodes these proteins:
- a CDS encoding NAD-dependent epimerase/dehydratase family protein; amino-acid sequence: MKILVMGGTRFVGKSLVGKLLSKNYDIDIFTRGNKSNPEKTNLIKGDRNNSEDIVKLRNEKYDVVFDISGRELEQTKLLLENLDNSFERYIYVSSAGVYKDNCELPLSEVDPIDPESRHKGKFETENWLKNQKIPFTSFRPTYIYGPGNYNKIENWFFERLFTKKSIPIPGDGSLITQLGHVSDLTDVMIRCINFENSKNNIYNCSGEKGVTIKGLIYFCANVLGLNQNEISLRTFDYQKLDPKSRKGFPIRLNHYQTDISKIKRDLEWAPTFDLLNGLKDSFVNDFNIKKSEEFDENSDNILFNS